The Enterobacter mori genomic interval ATTGTCCGACAGCTCCATATTCGACAGCACCACCAGCTGGTTCAGGCTACGGCGCAGGAAGCGTGAAAGCAGCGGCCGCAGAGCATGATTGACCAGCAGAACCGGCGGCGCACCGAGCATCTCCTGACGCGCCAGCGCCTCCTGGGTCTGCGCCAGCAAGCGGTCGGCCAGACCCGGCTCAAGGCCACCACCGCCCTGCAACGCCTGCAGCAGCAGACGCTCAAGCGGCGTATCAAGGCCAATCACCTGCACTTCTCCGGTGCCAGGGAACCACTGCTGGGTGATCGCACGGCCCAGCGCCACGCGTACCACCGCCGTCAGCTCGTGCGGATCGCTTTGCAGCGGCGCATGCTCGGCCAGTGTTTCCAGGATGGTGCGCATATCGCGGATCGGCACCTTCTCATCGAGCAGGTTCTGCAGCACCTTGTGCAGCGTGGTTAACGTCAGCACGCCCGGGACCAGATCTTCCGTCAGCTTCGGCATCTCCTGCGTCACGCGGTCAAGCAACTGCTGCGCTTCCTGACGCCCAAACAGCTCGGCGGAGAACTGACCAATCAGATGGTTGAGGTGGGTCGCCACCACGGTACTGGCTTCAACAACGGTATAGCCCTGAATCTGCGCCTGCTCTTTCAGGGCGCTCTCAATCCAGATAGCCGCCAGGCCAAAGGCAGGATCGATGGTTTGCTCGCCTGGCAGCGTGCCCGCGGCGGTGCCGGGGTTGATCGCAAGCCAGCGGCCCGGATAGGCATCACCGCTGCCAATTTCGACCCCCTTCATCAGAATGCGGTAGCGCGCGGGCGGCAGGTCCATATTGTCGCGAATGTGGACAACCGGCGGCAGGAAGCCCATATCCTGGGCGAATTTTTTACGGATGCTGCGGATACGCCCCAGCAGTTCGCCATCCTGCTGGAAGTCCACCATCGGGATCAGGCGATAGCCCACTTCCATCCCCAGAGAATCTTCCAGCTGCACGTCGTTCCAGGTGGCCTCTACGGCCTGGGTATTCTCCGGCATTTTCACCGGCACGGGCTCTGCTGCCGGTTTCATTTCACGACCGCGCATCCACCAGGCCAGGCCCAGCAAACCCGCGGTGAACAGCAGGAACACCAGGTTTGGCATGCCCGGTACCAGGCCGAGCAGGCCCAGCACCGCCGCCGCCAGCAGCATCACGCGCGGGTTGCTGAACAGCTGCCCCACCATCTGCTCACCCACGTCCTGATCGGTACTGACGCGGGTGACGATAACACCCGCTGCGGTCGAGATAACCAGCGCCGGGATCTGGGCGACCAGACCGTCACCGATGGTCAGCAGCGTATAGCTTTCCGCCGCGTGGCCCATGTCCATCCCGTGCTGAAGGACGCCGACAAGCAGCCCCCCGACCACGTTGATGACCATGATCAGGATGCCTGCGATGGCATCGCCGCGCACAAACTTACTGGCACCGTCCATCGAACCGTAGAAGTCCGCTTCCTGCGTCACCTCCGCGCGGCGCTTTTTCGCTTCATCTTCTGCGATAAGCCCGGCGTTCAGGTCGGCGTCGATCGCCATCTGCTTGCCCGGCATCCCGTCCAGCACAAAGCGCGCACCGACTTCCGCGATACGACCCGCACCTTTGGTGATAACCATAAAGTTGATGATCACGAGGATGACAAACACCACGATACCGATGGCAAAGTTACCGCCCACGAGGAAGTGGCCAAAAGCCTCAACCACTTTACCCGCCGCCGCCGCGCCGGTATGGCCTTCCATCAGAATGATACGGGTAGACGCCACGTTCAGCGCCAGTCGCAGGAGCGTGGTAAACAGCAGAATGGTCGGGAACGCCGCAAATTCCAGGGTGCGCTGGGTGAACATCGCCACCAGCAGCACCATGATGGACAATGCAATGTTGAATGTGAAAAGCAGATCGAGAATGAATGCCGGGAGCGGCAGTACCATCATCGACAGTATTAGCAGGATGAGAATCGGCCCGGCAAGGATCTGCCATTGGGTCGATTTCAGGTTGCCGGGCAGGCGCAACATTGCCACCAGATTAGCCATCAGTGTCCTTCTCGTTCAAAAAATCCAGCGCGTCAGGCACCGGAAGGTTTTCAGGTTTCACAGGTCGTTGACCGCCAGCCAGACGCCAGCGTTTTAATTGCCATACCCAGGCCAGCACTTCCGCCACGGCGGCATAAAGTTGACCTGGGATCTGCTGCCCAATTTCCGCATGGCGGTATAAGGCACGCGCCAGCGGCGGCGCTTCAAGAATGGGAACACGGTTTTCGGTCGCGATTTCACGGATACGCAGCGCAATCAGCCCTGCCCCTTTCGCCACCACTTTCGGCGCGCTCATTTTGTTTTCGTCATACTGCAGCGCAACGGAGTAGTGTGTCGGGTTGGTGACAATCACATCGGCTTTAGGCACGTCTTCCATCATGCGTCGGCGGGCAGCCGCACGCTGCATCTGGCGGATACGCCCTTTCACGTGCGGGTCACCTTCCATCTGCTTATATTCATCACGAATATCCTGACGTGACATGCGCAGCTTCTTGAAATGGCTATAAAGCTGGAAGATAACGTCGAAGCCCACCATCGGGATGATACTGAGCA includes:
- the flhA gene encoding flagellar biosynthesis protein FlhA; amino-acid sequence: MANLVAMLRLPGNLKSTQWQILAGPILILLILSMMVLPLPAFILDLLFTFNIALSIMVLLVAMFTQRTLEFAAFPTILLFTTLLRLALNVASTRIILMEGHTGAAAAGKVVEAFGHFLVGGNFAIGIVVFVILVIINFMVITKGAGRIAEVGARFVLDGMPGKQMAIDADLNAGLIAEDEAKKRRAEVTQEADFYGSMDGASKFVRGDAIAGILIMVINVVGGLLVGVLQHGMDMGHAAESYTLLTIGDGLVAQIPALVISTAAGVIVTRVSTDQDVGEQMVGQLFSNPRVMLLAAAVLGLLGLVPGMPNLVFLLFTAGLLGLAWWMRGREMKPAAEPVPVKMPENTQAVEATWNDVQLEDSLGMEVGYRLIPMVDFQQDGELLGRIRSIRKKFAQDMGFLPPVVHIRDNMDLPPARYRILMKGVEIGSGDAYPGRWLAINPGTAAGTLPGEQTIDPAFGLAAIWIESALKEQAQIQGYTVVEASTVVATHLNHLIGQFSAELFGRQEAQQLLDRVTQEMPKLTEDLVPGVLTLTTLHKVLQNLLDEKVPIRDMRTILETLAEHAPLQSDPHELTAVVRVALGRAITQQWFPGTGEVQVIGLDTPLERLLLQALQGGGGLEPGLADRLLAQTQEALARQEMLGAPPVLLVNHALRPLLSRFLRRSLNQLVVLSNMELSDNRHIRMTATIGGK